The Budorcas taxicolor isolate Tak-1 chromosome 2, Takin1.1, whole genome shotgun sequence genome window below encodes:
- the AMER3 gene encoding APC membrane recruitment protein 3: MELKRGKTFIKSSLQIDHEKPPDPAATALTTEDAISLGGQQLPHSERGPQVSPSTQGYDRCLDREAQPDTNGGPAALCGATFKLVRKSKNHDSVPRADRAATATGQLVGSASFPGTPSSQRMIDYRHFVPQMPFVPAVAKSIPRKRISLKRPKKCFRNLFHIRRNKTENLPSQATKGQGLSSPKGPSETGGQQGIAFLPLGEELGLDGQCQDLSDSEFLPDSSFDLCRALCEDVASLKSFDSLTGCGEIFADESSVPSLELNEGLVSPAQRSQASDSKASRGPFQGSIEQLASPAQNEMSDFAKFWDHVNHSVRQQQHALLGPWLGGPQASDTDQPRPDAARLAELPLCPCRDPHSSSKASSTDTGTPKSERPESVSTSDEGYYDAFSPGLEEDKKEAPSPGTATATFPRDSYSGDALYELFYDPAEGPGSPSLDDDLCGSESLSGPAAGAPLSMCSFHVGAEENLAPVPGPDLLSQGFLQSSWRGKECLLKLCDTELAITMGIINWLRRGPELRALPASTLREPATPSGRLVEKPGAGSEKMGLGPVKLDGRGTQALDAGRISMSSVPSRKELWASSGPKGLLAGVSKVLAGAKQETKSSSCDPCLECVPVSGERGTQGHPEGSFSPVGSAAAMVTNTSRKNKVPHPSVWPGSQEPRLPRNLGCFQGPWRPGPGGSTMDSKLTLTGCVAQVEALQINPDCQSPAAQPPRQNTGNGLCRKPQARDPDILQQEQPNGFPNLAAICGLPSLANPLHIPQDQRCPGSILDLSQLREEPDMLNVPARVSVEDRPLQPNSRAMEQAVQRGQLDL; encoded by the coding sequence ATGGAGCTGAAGAGAGGAAAGACCTTCATCAAATCTAGCCTGCAGATTGACCATGAGAAACCTCCAGACCCAGCAGCGACTGCCCTGACCACAGAGGATGCAATCTCACTGGGAGGGCAGCAGCTGCCCCACAGTGAGAGGGGGCCCCAGGTTAGTCCCAGCACCCAAGGATACGACAGATGCCTTGATCGGGAAGCCCAGCCAGACACCAATGGAGGGCCTGCAGCTCTCTGTGGGGCCACCTTCAAACTGGTTCGGAAGAGCAAGAATCACGACAGTGTGCCGAGGGCTGACAGGGCAGCCACAGCTACAGGGCAGCTGGTGGGGAGCGCAAGTTTCCCAGGGACCCCCAGCAGCCAGCGCATGATTGACTACCGCCACTTTGTGCCCCAGATGCCCTTCGTACCAGCTGTGGCCAAGAGCATCCCAAGGAAGAGGATTTCCCTGAAACGACCCAAGAAGTGCTTTCGTAACCTATTCCACATCCGCAGAAACAAGACTGAGAATTTGCCCTCACAGGCAACCAAAGGACAGGGCTTGTCTTCTCCCAAGGGCCCATCAGAGACTGGAGGGCAGCAAGGCATAGCCTTCCTCCCCTTGGGCGAGGAACTGGGACTGGATGGCCAGTGCCAGGACCTGTCTGACAGTgagttcctgcccgattcttccTTTGACCTCTGCAGGGCCCTGTGTGAGGACGTGGCCTCACTGAAGAGCTTTGACTCACTCACAGGCTGTGGGGAGATCTTTGCAGATGAGAGCTCAGTGCCATCCCTGGAGCTGAACGAGGGCCTGGTGAGCCCTGCCCAGAGATCACAGGCTTCTGACAGCAAGGCTTCCAGGGGCCCCTTCCAAGGCAGCATAGAGCAGCTGGCATCACCTGCCCAGAATGAGATGTCTGACTTTGCCAAGTTCTGGGACCATGTGAATCACTCAGtgaggcagcagcagcatgccctgCTAGGCCCGTGGCTGGGAGGCCCCCAGGCATCAGACACAGACCAGCCCAGGCCAGATGCAGCTAGGCTGGCTGAGCTCCCCCTGTGCCCATGCAGGGATCCCCACAGCAGCTCCAAAGCCAGCTCCACAGACACAGGGACCCCCAAGAGTGAGCGGCCGGAGTCTGTGTCCACGAGCGATGAGGGCTACTATGACGCCTTCTCACCAGGCCTCGAGGAGGACAAGAAGGAGGCCCCGAGCCCAGGCACAGCCACAGCCACCTTCCCCCGGGACAGCTACAGTGGAGACGCCCTCTATGAGCTCTTCTATGACCCTGCTGAGGGCCCTGGGAGTCCGAGCCTGGATGACGACTTGTGTGGGTCCGAGAGTCTATCGGGGCCTGCAGCGGGAGCCCCGTTGTCCATGTGCAGCTTCCATGTCGGTGCAGAGGAGAACCTGGCTCCTGTTCCAGGCCCAGACCTACTCAGCCAGGGCTTCTTGCAGAGCTCTTGGAGGGGCAAAGAGTGCCTGCTGAAGCTCTGTGACACCGAGCTTGCCATCACCATGGGCATTATCAACTGGCTCCGCCGGGGCCCGGAGCTCCGTGCCTTGCCTGCCTCCACTCTCAGAGAGCCGGCAACTCCCTCAGGAAGACTGGTGGAGAAACCAGGAGCTGGCTCTGAGAAGATGGGCCTAGGTCCAGTGAAACTGGATGGCAGGGGGACCCAGGCTTTAGATGCAGGTAGAATCTCTATGAGCTCTGTACCCAGCAGGAAAGAGCTGTGGGCAAGTTCAGGTCCCAAGGGCCTGCTTGCTGGAGTGAGCAAGGTCCTAGCTGGGGCCAAGCAGGAGACCAAGTCTTCATCCTGTGACCCCTGTCTGGAGTGTGTGCCGGTCTCTGGGGAACGGGGGACACAAGGCCACCCTGAAGGCTCGTTCTCCCCTGTAGGGTCTGCAGCCGCCATGGTAACCAACACATCCAGGAAGAACAAGGTCCCACACCCATCTGTTTGGCCTGGCTCCCAGGAGCCCAGGCTGCCTAGGAACCTCGGGTGTTTCCAAGGTCCCTGGAGGCCAGGTCCTGGGGGAAGCACCATGGATTCAAAACTCACCCTGACAGGCTGTGTGGCCCAGGTGGAAGCCCTACAGATCAACCCAGACTGCCAGTCCCCTGCTGCTCAGCCCCCAAGACAAAACACAGGTAATGGGCTCTGCAGGAAGCCTCAGGCCAGGGACCCTGACATTCTGCAACAGGAACAGCCTAATGGCTTCCCTAACCTGGCTGCCATCTGTGGCCTGCCCTCCCTGGCCAACCCACTCCACATCCCACAGGACCAGAGATGCCCAGGCAGCATTCTGGACCTGAGTCAGCTCAgggaggagcctgacatgctgaatGTCCCGGCCCGTGTCTCTGTGGAGGACCGGCCCCTGCAGCCCAACTCAAGGGCTATGGAGCAGGCTGTGCAGAGGGGCCAGCTGGACTTGTAG